Proteins found in one Crassostrea angulata isolate pt1a10 chromosome 3, ASM2561291v2, whole genome shotgun sequence genomic segment:
- the LOC128177601 gene encoding forkhead box protein B1-like, with amino-acid sequence MPRPGRNTYNDQKPPYSYIALTAMAIQNSAEKMLPLSDIYKFIMDRFPFYRQNTQRWQNSLRHNLSFNDCFIKIPRRPDRPGKGSYWALHPMSGDMFENGSFLRRRKRFKMTFRHQLPLSESLKHTLALESRIYQDNSRMNYFAMNNQAVSPSTGTLTGHGNSSNRKQPFTIENIIAPDQKSNVPSLPPPLTPTALPAFASQFANNLSYGAPFSAGNIFSTLASAYKITSDYECILKSRRSADFSLPPLASLPIKPSPVSALNLATSQRHSIADKMRYPPMGNSSYGVSEEKSLVCCTKVSA; translated from the coding sequence ATGCCGCGACCAGGAAGGAATACCTACAATGACCAGAAGCCACCTTACTCTTATATTGCTCTCACGGCTATGGCTATTCAAAATTCTGCGGAAAAAATGTTGCCACTAAGTGATATTTACAAATTCATCATGGACAGGTTTCCTTTTTACCGACAAAACACCCAGAGGTGGCAGAATTCATTACGTCATAACCTGTCATTTAACGACTGTTTCATCAAAATTCCTCGTCGTCCGGACAGACCCGGCAAAGGAAGTTACTGGGCTTTGCATCCGATGTCTGGGGATATGTTCGAAAATGGAAGCTTTTTACGGAGAAGAAAACGCTTTAAGATGACATTTCGACATCAACTGCCCCTATCGGAGAGTCTAAAGCACACCTTAGCGTTGGAATCTCGAATTTACCAAGATAATTCTCGAATGAACTATTTTGCAATGAACAATCAGGCTGTGTCCCCCTCCACCGGAACTCTGACCGGTCACGGAAACTCATCAAACAGGAAACAACCGTTTACGATAGAAAACATCATTGCCCCTGATCAGAAATCAAACGTTCCGTCTCTACCCCCACCCCTGACTCCAACAGCATTGCCGGCGTTTGCATCGCAATTCGCCAATAACTTGTCCTATGGGGCACCATTTTCGGCCGGGAATATCTTTTCCACGCTTGCATCAGCGTACAAAATTACGTCGGATTatgaatgtattttaaaatctagGCGATCTGCAGACTTTTCACTTCCTCCTCTTGCATCGCTACCGATAAAACCTTCACCAGTGTCCGCTCTGAATTTGGCCACCTCACAAAGACATAGTATTGCAGATAAGATGAGGTACCCACCAATGGGAAATTCCAGTTACGGTGTGTCTGAGGAGAAATCCCTTGTATGTTGTACGAAAGTAAGCGCATGA